A stretch of the Actinomyces qiguomingii genome encodes the following:
- a CDS encoding TetR family transcriptional regulator yields MPTAQRSRGPYAKTAAKRETIAHAAYDVVQEVGHERLTTAAVAQKADMAERTMLYHFPSRDHLLVAALEYFDQVVQGQGALVDFREGESAGERAPTAQEAEAVIARLVRGAAGDDARLRLYCYLAGQAQIPGSAAHEHFTAHYAQAITGIGILIGSLQQQGLARADRSARAMARRFLAAWDGLQQLWVVAPDFDLEAETLHAFADITGRDLLRTRKAVAEVIRSI; encoded by the coding sequence ATGCCAACCGCGCAACGCTCCCGCGGCCCGTACGCCAAGACGGCCGCCAAGCGGGAGACGATCGCCCATGCGGCCTACGATGTGGTGCAGGAGGTCGGTCACGAGCGCCTCACCACCGCAGCCGTGGCGCAGAAGGCCGACATGGCCGAACGCACCATGCTCTACCACTTCCCCAGCCGCGACCACCTGCTAGTTGCGGCCCTGGAGTACTTCGACCAGGTGGTCCAGGGACAGGGCGCACTCGTCGACTTCCGGGAAGGCGAATCCGCTGGTGAACGGGCGCCCACCGCTCAGGAGGCGGAGGCGGTCATCGCTCGGCTGGTCCGGGGCGCCGCCGGCGACGACGCTCGGCTCCGCCTGTACTGCTACCTGGCCGGTCAGGCACAGATTCCTGGTTCTGCGGCGCATGAGCACTTCACTGCTCACTACGCACAGGCCATCACCGGCATCGGCATTCTCATAGGTTCCCTGCAGCAGCAGGGCCTGGCGCGCGCCGACCGCTCAGCCCGAGCCATGGCGCGCCGCTTCCTGGCTGCCTGGGACGGGCTGCAGCAACTCTGGGTGGTAGCCCCCGACTTCGATCTGGAGGCGGAGACCCTACACGCATTCGCCGACATAACCGGTCGGGACCTGCTGCGCACCCGTAAAGCCGTGGCAGAGGTGATTCGCAGCATCTGA
- a CDS encoding glycoside hydrolase family 1 protein has protein sequence MTILREDFIWGASTAAHQVEGDNVASDFWAAEHSPAGLLPEKSGSACDSFHRYREDIRLAAAGGLRAYRFSIEWARIEPADGEFSRAALLHYRDMIDACHEYGLEPIITLHHFTCPLWFTLGGGIQRTDAADRFAAYVRYVAEILHDVHWIITINEPNILNLMSGLTAVVGKSAEELRAAGFAPTEQMAALPAPSLEVAPKLIAMHAAARTVLREVTPQARVGWAIAAQAFTPTPGNEEVFERVFHQWEGVYLDATGEDDFIGVQAYTSQPVEASGPVPHPDSPDNTLTGWAYRPDALGLNLRRYWERYGKPLLVTENGIATADDARRIAYTTEALRGLIAAVADGADVRGYCHWSLLDNYEWGRWEPTFGLIAVDRQRDFARTPKPSLAWLGRIAAENAASLEPGA, from the coding sequence ATGACCATCCTGCGCGAAGACTTCATCTGGGGTGCCTCCACCGCCGCCCACCAGGTGGAGGGGGACAACGTCGCCTCCGACTTCTGGGCTGCGGAGCACTCCCCCGCCGGATTGCTGCCGGAGAAGTCCGGTTCCGCCTGCGACTCCTTCCACCGCTACCGCGAGGACATCCGCCTGGCCGCCGCGGGCGGACTGCGGGCCTACCGCTTCTCCATCGAGTGGGCGCGCATCGAGCCGGCCGACGGCGAGTTCTCCCGCGCCGCCCTGCTGCACTACCGGGACATGATCGACGCCTGCCACGAGTACGGTCTGGAGCCGATCATCACCCTGCACCACTTCACCTGCCCACTGTGGTTCACGCTCGGCGGCGGCATCCAGCGTACGGACGCCGCCGACCGCTTCGCCGCCTATGTGCGCTACGTGGCGGAAATCCTGCATGACGTGCACTGGATCATCACCATCAACGAGCCCAATATCCTGAACCTGATGAGCGGCCTGACCGCCGTGGTCGGCAAGTCCGCCGAGGAGCTGCGCGCGGCCGGTTTCGCCCCCACCGAGCAGATGGCCGCCCTGCCTGCCCCGTCCCTGGAGGTGGCACCGAAGCTGATCGCCATGCACGCCGCCGCCCGCACCGTGCTGCGCGAGGTCACCCCGCAGGCGCGGGTGGGCTGGGCGATCGCCGCCCAGGCCTTCACCCCCACCCCCGGCAATGAGGAGGTCTTCGAGCGGGTCTTCCACCAGTGGGAGGGCGTCTACCTGGACGCCACCGGCGAGGACGACTTCATCGGCGTGCAGGCCTACACCTCCCAGCCCGTGGAGGCCTCCGGCCCCGTCCCGCACCCCGACTCGCCCGACAACACGCTGACCGGCTGGGCCTACCGTCCCGACGCGCTGGGCCTCAACCTGCGCCGCTACTGGGAGCGCTACGGCAAGCCCCTGCTGGTCACGGAGAACGGCATCGCCACCGCCGACGACGCCCGCCGCATCGCCTACACCACCGAGGCGCTGCGCGGCCTGATCGCGGCCGTTGCCGACGGCGCGGATGTGCGCGGCTACTGCCACTGGTCGCTGCTGGACAACTACGAGTGGGGCCGCTGGGAGCCCACCTTCGGGCTGATCGCCGTGGACCGCCAGCGCGACTTCGCCCGCACACCCAAGCCCTCCCTGGCCTGGCTGGGGCGCATCGCCGCCGAGAACGCCGCCTCGCTGGAGCCCGGCGCCTGA
- a CDS encoding ATP-binding cassette domain-containing protein: MKQYGGSSYPVLRDVSLTVRPGDYIGIKGRTGAGKTTLLRAIVCLEEIDEGRIEFDGVGKEELTLASVRALFGVVSQDSQVIAGSLGFNLTLGVEDAYSDEALFEVLDLVELSGEVRMMPMGLDTVVGDSGAGLSGGQRQRLAIGRAVLRDCSVLVLDEATSALDVSMEMKVISSLRSRGIAVICATHRDSTLRSADAVYELDGGVLKRVSVP, encoded by the coding sequence GTGAAACAGTACGGAGGTTCTTCTTATCCAGTTCTGCGGGATGTCTCACTGACAGTACGTCCAGGGGATTATATTGGAATTAAGGGAAGGACTGGAGCTGGCAAGACGACGCTTCTTCGGGCGATTGTATGTCTCGAGGAGATTGACGAAGGGCGCATTGAGTTTGACGGGGTGGGCAAGGAGGAATTAACGTTGGCGTCCGTAAGAGCTCTTTTCGGAGTCGTGTCTCAAGATTCTCAAGTGATCGCGGGTTCGCTGGGGTTCAATTTGACGCTTGGTGTTGAGGATGCTTATTCTGATGAGGCTCTGTTTGAGGTTCTCGATCTTGTTGAGTTATCCGGGGAAGTGAGAATGATGCCGATGGGGTTAGACACCGTAGTAGGTGATTCTGGCGCCGGTTTGTCAGGTGGACAAAGGCAGCGACTGGCTATCGGAAGGGCTGTGCTAAGGGACTGTTCGGTGTTGGTTCTCGATGAGGCCACTAGTGCTTTAGATGTTTCGATGGAGATGAAAGTGATTAGTAGCTTGAGAAGTAGAGGAATTGCGGTCATCTGCGCGACGCATCGTGATTCTACGTTGAGATCTGCTGATGCCGTTTACGAGCTTGACGGTGGTGTGTTGAAGAGGGTGTCTGTGCCTTGA
- a CDS encoding family 78 glycoside hydrolase catalytic domain — MISNPAPLIDPVLADLDDATWLATPTPTPVAGNRPAYELRTHLDASAAEAAGSARLTATAHGIYEAFLNGERVGDVELAPGATSYRKTLYVQTWDVTGMLREGENELRLVVSDGWFRGRCGASRIPDNYGEVTAVIAALTLGASSPDAGTGDEAGGPAVRRVVTGPGWEVTVGAITAADLMDGQTTDLLQLGREKWQPATAADTPLTRDRTRLAVSPGPPTRPGELLPALQIFQLPSGRQIVDFGRMLNGRVRMADLGPWGTRLTLTHFEVRNADGDMTTDHLRYAPPFRKEPYPIGQVDTIISRGVEGDVVEPRHTTHGFRYVAVDGANWPLDPDLITAVEVRSDLTQRGGFTCSNLDVNRLHARAMWAWRSNSCEVPTDCPQRERWGYTGDFQVFARTAAFFDDIAGFARKWLRSLADEQREDGTITNVAPNVGVDDDSPLPDLDGAAGWGDAATIVPWEMYRAYGDVEALAEAYPMMRRWVERVERVAAAGRHPTRAENHPEWREHDRFLWDTGFQWGEWAEPGVEWDPQKDYGIVATAYFARSARIVADTAEILGERDDAVRFGELADRVAAAWRAEFVVRTKKSKKSGKPLIRLTESTQANYVRALAFDLLTPAQRADAAAGLASLIRRNHYRLSTGFLATGLLLPTLADAGYLELAYEVLLQREEPGWMVMVERGATSIWEEWNGIDAEGRPHGSQNHYAKGAVSTFLHEYVAGIRPAAPGYTAVEIAPRPGGGITSNRSFLETAGGPIELGWRITDEGFRMWGETPPGVPTTLRLPDGRVVETTGGKYSESCPLPAA; from the coding sequence ATGATCAGTAACCCTGCACCACTTATCGATCCCGTACTGGCCGATCTGGACGATGCCACCTGGCTGGCCACGCCCACTCCGACACCTGTGGCCGGAAACCGGCCCGCCTACGAGTTGCGCACCCACCTGGACGCGTCTGCCGCGGAGGCCGCCGGTTCGGCCCGGCTCACTGCCACCGCACACGGCATATATGAGGCCTTCCTCAACGGTGAGCGTGTCGGTGACGTCGAACTCGCGCCCGGGGCCACCAGCTACCGCAAGACCCTGTATGTGCAGACCTGGGACGTCACCGGGATGCTACGTGAGGGGGAGAACGAGTTGCGGCTGGTGGTCTCTGACGGCTGGTTCCGGGGCCGCTGCGGTGCCAGTCGTATCCCCGACAACTACGGTGAGGTCACTGCCGTGATCGCCGCGCTCACCCTCGGTGCTTCGTCGCCGGATGCCGGCACCGGGGATGAAGCCGGGGGTCCGGCTGTGCGCAGGGTGGTTACGGGGCCGGGTTGGGAGGTCACCGTCGGCGCCATTACGGCCGCGGACCTCATGGATGGTCAGACCACCGACCTGCTTCAACTCGGTAGGGAGAAGTGGCAGCCGGCTACAGCTGCGGACACCCCGTTGACACGTGACCGTACTCGCCTGGCCGTCTCACCCGGCCCGCCCACGCGGCCCGGAGAGCTCCTGCCAGCGTTACAGATCTTCCAGCTGCCCTCTGGGCGACAGATCGTCGACTTTGGGCGAATGCTCAACGGGCGAGTGCGTATGGCTGATCTCGGCCCGTGGGGGACGCGCCTGACACTCACTCATTTCGAGGTGCGCAACGCCGACGGCGACATGACCACGGACCACCTCCGCTACGCCCCGCCGTTCCGGAAGGAGCCCTACCCGATAGGTCAGGTGGACACGATAATCTCCCGGGGAGTCGAGGGGGACGTGGTTGAGCCCAGGCACACCACTCACGGTTTCCGTTATGTCGCCGTCGACGGTGCCAATTGGCCCCTGGATCCGGATCTGATAACCGCGGTAGAGGTCCGCAGCGACCTGACGCAGCGCGGTGGCTTCACCTGTTCCAACCTGGACGTCAATCGACTGCATGCCCGCGCGATGTGGGCCTGGCGTTCCAACTCCTGTGAGGTGCCGACCGACTGCCCGCAGCGGGAGCGTTGGGGGTACACCGGTGATTTCCAGGTATTCGCCCGCACCGCCGCCTTCTTCGACGATATCGCTGGCTTTGCCCGCAAATGGCTGCGTTCTCTTGCCGATGAGCAGCGCGAGGATGGCACCATTACCAACGTGGCCCCGAACGTGGGTGTCGATGACGACAGTCCGCTGCCGGACCTGGACGGTGCTGCGGGTTGGGGCGATGCAGCCACCATCGTCCCCTGGGAGATGTACCGCGCATACGGCGATGTTGAGGCGCTAGCCGAGGCCTATCCGATGATGCGCCGTTGGGTGGAGCGCGTGGAGCGGGTGGCGGCTGCCGGTCGTCACCCGACCCGGGCGGAGAACCACCCCGAGTGGCGTGAGCATGACCGTTTCCTGTGGGATACGGGGTTCCAATGGGGGGAGTGGGCCGAGCCTGGAGTCGAGTGGGATCCGCAGAAGGACTACGGCATTGTGGCCACCGCGTACTTCGCCCGCTCGGCGCGTATAGTCGCCGATACCGCCGAGATCCTGGGGGAACGCGATGACGCCGTCCGTTTCGGTGAGCTGGCGGACCGGGTCGCGGCTGCGTGGCGCGCCGAATTCGTCGTCAGGACCAAGAAGTCGAAGAAGTCGGGCAAGCCGCTCATCCGATTGACCGAGTCTACCCAGGCGAATTATGTGCGGGCATTGGCCTTCGACCTGCTCACTCCTGCACAGCGGGCGGACGCCGCCGCGGGGCTGGCCAGCCTGATCCGTCGGAACCACTACCGGTTGTCGACCGGATTCTTGGCTACCGGTTTGCTGCTGCCCACGCTGGCCGATGCCGGTTACCTGGAGCTGGCCTACGAGGTTTTGTTGCAGCGCGAGGAACCGGGCTGGATGGTCATGGTCGAGCGTGGCGCAACCTCCATCTGGGAGGAGTGGAACGGTATCGACGCCGAGGGGCGTCCGCACGGATCCCAGAATCACTACGCCAAGGGGGCGGTAAGCACCTTCCTGCACGAGTACGTCGCTGGTATCCGTCCCGCCGCGCCCGGATACACGGCAGTGGAGATCGCTCCCAGGCCCGGTGGTGGCATCACCAGCAACCGGTCGTTCTTGGAGACGGCGGGAGGGCCGATAGAACTCGGCTGGAGAATAACTGACGAAGGATTCCGGATGTGGGGAGAGACCCCTCCCGGAGTACCAACAACCTTGCGCCTGCCCGACGGGCGCGTGGTTGAGACCACCGGAGGGAAGTACTCCGAGTCCTGCCCGTTGCCCGCCGCCTGA
- a CDS encoding ATP-binding cassette domain-containing protein, whose protein sequence is MISLTEVSKDYGGGRGLVHSSFEVPDGVIVCLVGANGAGKTTALKVIGGLVRPDGGEVRVEGTEPGASPNPLGCLGLVLGAEHWVGSRTGFQCLMGLARTSGIPHTRVRQCLEETGIAEAGHRKVRTYSLGMRQRLSLAAAMLGKSQNIVLDEPFNGLDPEGVRWLRSLLRRLADEGRAVLVSSHLLGEVEDIMDHVVVLKKGRVKAKASADQMRHPGGVIVRVEDPAQLAALAHSRHWQVKAAELPGAGEDAMLIDADIKEVQRAFLEEGVIFAEMREARQSLESWFFSAQEGWEEP, encoded by the coding sequence ATGATCTCACTGACGGAGGTGAGTAAAGACTATGGGGGTGGACGTGGGTTGGTTCATTCCTCTTTCGAGGTGCCGGACGGGGTGATCGTATGCCTGGTTGGTGCGAACGGCGCCGGCAAGACAACGGCCCTGAAGGTGATCGGAGGACTCGTGCGACCCGACGGAGGCGAGGTACGGGTCGAAGGCACGGAGCCAGGAGCGTCGCCCAACCCGCTCGGGTGCCTGGGGCTGGTTCTGGGAGCAGAGCACTGGGTCGGTTCCCGAACGGGGTTCCAGTGCCTAATGGGACTGGCCCGCACCAGCGGCATTCCGCATACCCGCGTGCGCCAATGCCTGGAGGAGACAGGTATCGCTGAAGCCGGGCACCGCAAGGTGCGCACATACTCGCTCGGGATGCGCCAGCGCCTGTCGCTGGCAGCGGCCATGTTGGGGAAGTCGCAGAACATCGTCCTGGATGAACCGTTCAACGGTCTGGACCCGGAGGGGGTGCGGTGGCTGCGCTCGCTCCTACGCAGACTCGCCGATGAAGGCAGGGCCGTGCTGGTCTCCTCCCACCTGCTCGGGGAGGTAGAGGACATCATGGACCACGTCGTCGTCCTCAAGAAGGGCCGGGTTAAGGCCAAAGCCTCTGCTGACCAGATGCGGCACCCCGGCGGGGTCATAGTCCGTGTGGAGGACCCGGCCCAGTTGGCCGCCCTGGCCCATTCGCGCCACTGGCAGGTGAAGGCTGCGGAACTACCCGGAGCCGGCGAGGATGCGATGCTCATAGACGCCGACATCAAAGAGGTGCAGAGGGCCTTCCTCGAAGAGGGCGTCATTTTCGCTGAGATGCGCGAGGCGAGGCAATCGCTTGAAAGCTGGTTCTTCAGTGCGCAGGAAGGATGGGAAGAGCCATGA
- a CDS encoding glycoside hydrolase family 3 N-terminal domain-containing protein, whose product MSANEYPYQDPALPVSQRVQDLLGRMSTSEKIGQLQQYFYLAPTDEEVSEELIASLPLEQQVHARQPARIRAALERGEVGSLLFVTDPALIRRLQERAIAGSRWGIPLLFGFDVIHGLRTIFPVPIAAAASWNPAGVEAAQRIAAREAAAVGIRWTFAPMVDIARDPRWGRIVEGAGEDPCLGAAMAAAQVRGFQGGAEGTADAVQPTSGPAAFPADAILSGPKHFAGYGAADGGRDYEDVDLSDDALHNVYYPPFHAAIEAGAGNIMAAYMDLNGVPAAANRHLLTDVLRGELGFKGFVVSDANGVNNLTAQRLVADTAEGAARALAAGLDMEMANGPAAYEHLPAALKAGRVDEATLNTAAGRVLAAKFRLGLFEHPYAEADVSAVLNDPAHREAARRAAEETLVLLENDGTLPLRHDGERAVHRIAVLGDLADSRRDVLGPWVFDKDVEETVSILEGIRRRAGQGVSVDYARGLATAERTQASAFDFLDAGLLPSTPEDFDADAELDHAVALAAASEVAIVVVGQNQNMIGEKSSASTLDLPGRQPELLRRVIATGTPTVVLVMSGRPLDLRPADGAAAVVQVWYPGTRGGEAVAAVLFGDISPAGRLPFTWPQHVGQVPQYYAHRTTFAPEGADTRYWNDASTAPRYVFGHGMSYAAFAYGPVRAPERIAVGQTAVVSVDVTNTSRIDADEVVQLYIHQRYGTATRPVCELKGFRRVHVPAGETATVKFPLGPDQLRYWSTATREWVQDETILDVAVGGSSAAPFSARIKVTAQ is encoded by the coding sequence ATGTCCGCCAATGAATACCCATACCAGGACCCAGCTCTGCCCGTCTCCCAACGCGTCCAGGACCTGCTGGGACGCATGTCCACATCCGAGAAGATCGGCCAGCTGCAGCAGTACTTTTACCTGGCCCCGACCGATGAGGAGGTGTCCGAGGAACTGATAGCCTCCCTGCCGCTCGAGCAACAGGTACACGCCCGCCAGCCCGCGCGCATCCGCGCCGCCCTAGAGCGAGGCGAAGTGGGCTCCCTGCTGTTCGTCACCGATCCCGCACTCATCCGACGGTTGCAGGAACGCGCCATCGCCGGAAGCCGCTGGGGCATACCGCTGCTGTTCGGCTTCGACGTGATCCACGGCCTGCGCACCATCTTCCCGGTGCCCATAGCCGCGGCGGCCTCCTGGAACCCGGCGGGCGTTGAGGCCGCACAGCGCATCGCCGCCCGGGAGGCGGCCGCCGTCGGCATCCGCTGGACTTTCGCCCCCATGGTCGATATCGCCCGCGACCCCCGCTGGGGCCGCATCGTCGAGGGCGCCGGGGAGGACCCCTGCCTGGGGGCCGCCATGGCCGCCGCCCAGGTGCGCGGTTTCCAAGGCGGAGCCGAGGGAACCGCGGATGCGGTCCAGCCGACCTCCGGCCCCGCCGCCTTCCCCGCCGACGCCATCCTGTCCGGCCCCAAGCATTTCGCCGGCTACGGCGCGGCCGACGGCGGGCGCGACTATGAGGACGTCGACCTGTCCGACGACGCCCTGCACAACGTCTACTACCCGCCCTTCCACGCGGCCATCGAGGCCGGTGCGGGCAACATCATGGCCGCCTACATGGACCTCAACGGTGTTCCCGCCGCCGCCAACCGCCACCTGTTGACCGATGTGCTGCGCGGCGAGCTCGGCTTTAAAGGCTTCGTCGTCTCCGACGCCAACGGCGTCAACAACCTCACCGCCCAGCGGCTCGTCGCCGACACTGCGGAGGGCGCCGCTCGGGCGCTCGCCGCCGGATTGGACATGGAGATGGCCAACGGTCCGGCCGCCTACGAGCACCTTCCGGCCGCCCTCAAGGCTGGGCGCGTTGACGAGGCCACGCTGAACACGGCGGCGGGCCGGGTGCTGGCAGCCAAATTCCGTCTCGGCCTGTTCGAACACCCCTACGCCGAGGCCGACGTCTCCGCCGTCCTGAATGACCCCGCGCACCGGGAGGCCGCCCGGCGGGCGGCGGAGGAGACCCTGGTGCTGCTGGAAAATGACGGTACTCTGCCGCTGCGCCACGACGGGGAGCGTGCCGTGCACCGGATCGCCGTACTCGGGGACCTGGCCGACTCCAGGCGCGATGTGCTCGGCCCGTGGGTTTTCGACAAGGACGTGGAGGAGACCGTCTCCATCCTTGAAGGAATCCGCCGGCGCGCCGGCCAGGGCGTATCCGTCGACTACGCCCGCGGTCTGGCCACCGCCGAGCGCACCCAGGCCTCAGCATTCGACTTTCTGGACGCAGGTCTCCTGCCTTCCACTCCTGAAGACTTCGACGCCGATGCGGAACTCGACCACGCCGTGGCCCTGGCCGCAGCCAGTGAGGTGGCGATCGTCGTGGTCGGCCAGAACCAGAACATGATCGGTGAGAAGTCCTCCGCCTCCACCCTTGACCTGCCCGGGCGGCAACCGGAACTGCTGCGGCGCGTCATCGCGACCGGGACCCCCACCGTGGTGCTGGTGATGAGCGGTCGTCCTCTGGATCTGCGTCCCGCCGACGGCGCCGCCGCCGTTGTGCAGGTCTGGTACCCGGGAACCCGGGGAGGGGAGGCCGTCGCCGCTGTCCTTTTCGGGGATATCTCCCCGGCGGGACGTCTGCCATTTACGTGGCCGCAGCACGTCGGTCAAGTGCCGCAGTACTACGCGCATCGCACCACCTTCGCCCCCGAAGGCGCGGACACCCGATACTGGAACGACGCCTCGACCGCGCCCCGTTACGTCTTTGGACACGGCATGAGCTATGCGGCTTTCGCCTACGGGCCGGTGCGCGCGCCCGAGCGTATTGCGGTGGGGCAGACCGCCGTGGTGAGTGTGGATGTCACCAACACCTCCCGTATCGACGCCGATGAGGTGGTACAGCTGTACATCCACCAGCGCTACGGCACAGCCACCCGTCCGGTGTGCGAACTCAAGGGATTCCGACGCGTGCATGTGCCCGCCGGGGAGACGGCGACGGTGAAGTTCCCTCTCGGACCGGATCAGCTGCGCTACTGGTCCACGGCCACGCGCGAATGGGTGCAAGATGAGACCATCCTTGATGTCGCCGTCGGGGGCAGCTCCGCGGCGCCCTTCAGTGCTCGAATAAAGGTAACCGCCCAATGA
- a CDS encoding MFS transporter, whose product MTASATGGAVPSTAVEPGREGRPVAETGRRADPDYVSWPVRLGWSARALSLAANIIILGYFSLYATDTLGMNPALLGTLMLASKLFDGLTDLVAGWMIDRTHTRWGRARPYEFAMLGLWISIWALFSIPAGLPLGAKAALLFVLYTLVNSVFATLAHANQTLYTALAFPTRVAIGRVSAFSGMFISVGVVVISVIIPQGLAWAGKDPGRWSTFILALAVPMAVLGMMRFVFVKESVVQSADTAEKVTFREIFAALRDNKWIWIIFVLGVLQNLLLNVGAAAYYFRYIVGDIGLQSWISLASLLVIPAVMAIPPLMKRFKLSSIIIAGQLVCVLGNCVLFLAGTNIVLLLIGSLIIGVGTLPLSYMIGILIIDCATYNEWRGHRRLESVMGAVQSFSAKIGTGLGLAAAGAFLGAFGYDGGLDAQPDSAVFAIRALFTWIPALIALLMVVTLRFYKLEDLLPQINQDLAERRAAQGIAAGPAADGGPANSADTPTDKP is encoded by the coding sequence ATGACCGCATCCGCAACCGGAGGGGCCGTGCCCTCCACCGCCGTCGAACCGGGCCGTGAGGGGCGCCCAGTGGCGGAAACCGGCCGGAGGGCCGATCCCGACTACGTCTCCTGGCCCGTCAGGCTCGGCTGGTCCGCACGTGCGCTGTCCCTGGCCGCCAACATCATCATCCTGGGGTACTTCAGCCTCTATGCCACCGACACTCTCGGTATGAATCCGGCCCTGCTGGGCACGCTCATGCTCGCCTCCAAGCTCTTCGACGGCTTGACCGACCTGGTCGCCGGCTGGATGATCGACCGCACCCACACGCGCTGGGGGAGGGCCCGCCCCTACGAGTTCGCCATGCTCGGCCTGTGGATCTCCATCTGGGCGCTGTTCTCCATCCCCGCCGGGCTCCCCCTGGGCGCCAAGGCCGCACTGCTGTTCGTTTTGTACACGCTCGTCAACTCCGTCTTCGCCACCCTCGCCCACGCGAATCAGACCCTGTACACCGCGCTCGCCTTCCCCACTCGCGTGGCCATCGGCAGGGTGTCGGCCTTCTCCGGCATGTTCATCTCCGTGGGCGTCGTCGTCATCTCCGTGATCATCCCGCAGGGACTGGCCTGGGCTGGCAAGGACCCCGGCCGTTGGTCCACGTTCATCCTTGCCCTGGCGGTGCCGATGGCCGTCCTGGGGATGATGCGCTTCGTCTTCGTCAAGGAGAGCGTCGTCCAGTCGGCCGACACTGCGGAGAAGGTTACTTTTCGGGAGATCTTCGCCGCCCTGCGCGACAACAAGTGGATCTGGATCATCTTCGTGCTGGGCGTGTTGCAGAATCTGCTTCTGAACGTCGGTGCCGCCGCCTACTACTTCCGCTACATCGTGGGAGACATCGGCCTGCAGTCCTGGATCTCGCTCGCATCCCTGCTGGTGATCCCGGCGGTGATGGCCATACCGCCCCTGATGAAACGCTTCAAGCTCAGTTCGATCATAATCGCCGGCCAACTGGTGTGCGTCCTGGGCAACTGTGTGCTGTTCCTGGCGGGCACCAACATCGTCCTGCTCCTGATCGGTAGCCTCATCATCGGAGTGGGCACGCTGCCGCTGTCCTACATGATCGGAATACTCATCATCGACTGCGCTACCTACAACGAATGGAGGGGCCACCGGCGCCTGGAGTCCGTCATGGGCGCGGTCCAATCCTTCTCCGCCAAGATCGGCACCGGTCTGGGCCTGGCCGCCGCCGGAGCCTTCCTCGGCGCCTTCGGCTATGACGGCGGTCTTGATGCGCAACCGGACTCCGCCGTCTTCGCCATACGCGCGCTGTTCACCTGGATTCCGGCGCTGATAGCCCTCCTAATGGTGGTCACCCTGCGCTTCTACAAGCTGGAGGATCTGCTGCCACAGATCAATCAGGACCTGGCCGAGCGCCGCGCCGCCCAGGGCATTGCCGCCGGGCCGGCCGCTGACGGCGGCCCCGCCAACTCCGCCGACACCCCCACCGACAAGCCGTGA